The Syntrophotalea acetylenivorans genome contains the following window.
AGAGGCTTACGAATCTTGCCGATATCATGGTAGTAAGCCGCAACACGCGCCATTAGGGGGTTGGCATTGATGGTTTCAGCCGCGGCCTCGGCCAGGTTGCCGACAATAATGGAATGGTGGTAAGTGCCGGGGGCTTGAATCATCAATTCGCGCAACGCCGGAGTATTCATATTGGCCAGTTCAAGGAGTTTGATGTCCGTAGTATACTTGAACAGAGTTTCCGCCAATGGTACCAAACCAGTAACGAGAACCGCACAGAAAAAACCACCGGCAAGACCAAAACCGGCCTTGTAGAGCAGTTGACTATTCAGGCCGTGACCGGCCATGAGATGAATACTCAGCACCAGCAACACATTGACCAGCGACAACTGCAAACCGGCCTGATAAAGGGTGCTGCGCACCAGACAGTGGCGCACAAAATGGGCCGCGGTGAGGCTGCCGATCAAGGCGTAAATCGTAATAAAGAGGTTGTTGCCGAACATAATCCCGAGTAAGGCGGCAAAGATCAGAGAAAAAATCAATGCCACTTCGGAATTGAGCACGATACGCACGAGCATTGCCCCCACTGCGAAAGGGAAGGCATAGTAATAGCTGGTTGAGCCGATATAGGGAAAAGCCGTTTCCATGGCCGCACAGATAAAAATGGCCAGTTTAATCAAGATAAACAGCCCGATAAAAACCATCACCAGAAAGAGCAGATCTCGGGTATTTGGCCGATACTTGCTGATATTGCGCTTGGCATAGCGATGACCGGCAAACAGCAGTAACAAAATACCAATCAGCAATCCGGTACCGTTAAGTAGTCCGTGATGGCCTCCGCTGATACCACGCAGGGCCTTCAGCTTGCGGATCTGATCTTCAGTGACCCGCTCCCCTTCCCGCACGACCATTTCACCTTTCTTTACCTGAAACAGCACCGGTTTAACCAGTTCGCGAGCACGGCTCCGTCGTTCTTCCGTCTCGCTCTGATTAAAGGTCAAATTGGGGCGCATCAAACCCTTCATCAGGTCAAACAACAGGTCCCTCTCGGCACCGGTCCAATCGTTGTTCTGCTGCAGACGAGCGGCCAGCAGGTTGTGAGCATCACCGATACCGATCACCTGAGTAGCATCCTGCAGCGTCTTGTCCGTCTGACTGACAAGATCGCGAACCACGATGGCGCCGCCCCAACCTGACTCAAAGACCTGCTTGTTGCCAACGGTGAGGCGAGCCATGATCGGCGCCACCAATCGCTGCAATTGTACCTCAATGCCGGGTCGGGCGGTTAAACTCGCCATCAGCACAAGCTGATCGGCACTCAAACCGGCCAACGGCGCAAGGTCATTATCTTTGGTCGTCCCTGCTTCATCGGGGCTTTTTTCCTGCACCGAGCCAGCTTGAGCCAATAGGGCCATCAGGCGCTCAGTCAGCTCAACAGCGGTACGCGGATCAAAGTCATAAAGGGGCAAGATAGCTTGAGCTGCCGCCTCTCGTTTCTCTTCGGTCAGAGGCACATCAGGGACCAGCAAATCTCTTGGCGCCTTAATATCCCTGGACGCAACATCTCCTGGAGAATAATAGCCAGGAACGAAGCCCCCTTTAGGGATAATTATCACCGTTAAAAGCAGGGCCAGAACAACCATTAGCAAATAGCGCTGCTGATGCTCTGAAAATATTTCTTTAATAGAAGGATGCAGGACGAAGGAACGCTTGCCCTTGCGGGAAATGCCTTCCTGTTTGCGGTCGTTATTGGTCATTGGTCTTTCTAGAGTCGGAGACGCCGGATTGACGCTGCTCCGCGGCAGAAGAAGAACGCTGATAGGCCTTTACAATAGCCTGGACGATGGGATGCCGAACCACGTCGCGATCAGTAAATTGAGTAAAACAGATCCCCTCGGTACCGCGCAGTACACGAGTAGCGTCGATCAGGCCCGAATTACGGGCAACCGGCAGATCGATCTGGGTGATGTCTCCTGTGATAACGGCCCGGCTACCGAAGCCGAGTCGGGTCAGAAACATCTTCATCTGCTCTACAGTAGTATTCTGAGCTTCGTCAAGGATGACAAAAGCATCGTTAAGGGTACGTCCGCGCATGAAAGCCAACGGTGCCACTTCAATGACTCCCTTATCGATCAGTTCCTGCCCCTTATCGTAATCCATCATATCAAACAGAGCGTCATAGAGAGGCCGCAGGTAGGGATTGACCTTCTCCGCAATATCGCCGGGCAGAAAACCGAGCCGCTCGCCGGCCTCCACCGCCGGACGCACCAACACAATGCGGGCCACTTCCTTTTTAAGCAAAAAGGAGACTGCCATGGCCATCGCCAGGTAAGTCTTGCCGGTCCCTGCCGGACCGATACCAAAAACAATATCGTTGCCGCGAATGGCATCGATATAGCTCTTTTGGGCCAGACTTTTCGGTGCAATACGCTTTTTCCGTGCGGAAACACCAATGGTGTCGAGGAAAATATCTCCGAGGCGCGCCCGAGAATCGGCGCTGAGAATCCGCACCGCATAATCAATATCGGTGGGATAGAGGGGATAGCCCTGGCGCAACAAGCCGTACAGCTCCCCCAGCAGTCGCTGGGTCAACTCGACCTGGGCGGGATCGCCCTGAATGGAAAGATCGAACCCCTTGGAGTTAATGGATACATCCAGGGTCTTTTCGATCTGCTTAAGATGTTTATTCGCTTGACCGAACAGGAGATTGGCCAGTTGCTGATCGTCGGCGCTAAAGCTCCCGCGGATAATTCCGTTACTCAAAAAGGGTCCTTTTTTGATGACGTCGCAAAAACTCAGCAACTGCTGCGTTGCAGCAATTGCTCTCGTCACTGCAGCGTACCTGGGTACGCCTCATCCCTCGACAATTGCGCGCCTTGCACTTTACATTTTTTCTTAGCCATTCACCCTTTTTGCTTTCTTGGGAAAAGCATTTTTCCGGGCAAAGTTGCTGGCCTCTTCATAGCACTGCCACCGTGTAAAATCAATTCTTTTTGTACCTGAGCCGATACACCAGAAGGAAATTTTTCTTTCATTTTAGTTATCCTATGCTATATATACGCACTTGTGTGGCCGCTGGCCGAAATAATTTTTCATTAAATAAAAGAGGATTGTCATGAGTGAAATCGTCGATATTTATGCCCGGGAAATTCTGGATTCTCGAGGGAACCCAACCATTGAAGTCGAAGTCATCTTAGAAAGTGGCGTTATGGGCCGGGCCGCAGTACCGAGTGGTGCGTCGACAGGTGAACGAGAAGCCCTGGAATTGCGTGACGGCGATCCGTCCCGCTACCTTGGCAAAGGCGTCGAAAAAGCTGTTGCTAACGTCAACGAAATTATTTCGGAAGCGTTGATCGGCTGGGAAGTCACCGACCAGGTCGGTATCGACCAGAAGTTGCTTAACCTGGATGGCACCGAGACTAAGTGTAACCTGGGTGCCAATGCCCTGCTCGGCGTCTCCCTGGCCTGCGCCCGCGCTGCCGCTGAAGAAGTTGGTTTGTCTCTTTACCAATATATTGGTGGGACCAACGCTCGCGAGCTGCCCCTGCCGATGCTGAATATTCTCAACGGCGGCGCTCATGCCGACAACAATGTCGACATTCAGGAATTCATGATCATGCCGACCGGGGCCGACAGCTTCCGCGAAGCCCTGCGCATGTCCACCGAAATCTTCCATGCCCTGAAGAATGTCCTCAAGAACCGCGGTTACAACACCGCCGTCGGTGACGAGGGCGGTTTCGCCCCCGACCTGAAGAGCAATGAAGAAGCTCTGGAAGTAATCATGGAAGCGATCAAGTCCGCCGGCTACAAGCCGGGCGACGAGGTGGTTCTGGCTCTCGACGTAGCAGCCTCGGAACTCTTCCAGGACGGACACTACCTGCTCGAAAACGAAGCCCAGCCGAAAAAGAGCCCGGCCGAACTGGTCGATTTTTACGCCGACCTGGTCGATCGCTATCCGATCATCTCCATCGAAGACGGCATGGCGGAAAATGATTGGGACGGCTGGAAGCTGCTGACGGACAAACTCGGTGAGCGCATCCAGATCGTCGGCGACGACCTGTTCGTCACCAACACCAAGATCCTTCAGGAAGGCATCGACAAGAACATCGCCAATTCGATCCTGATCAAGCTCAATCAGATCGGCACCCTGAGCGAAACCCTCGACGCTATCGAAATGGCCAAGCGGGCAGGCTATACCGCTGTCGTCTCTCACCGAAGCGGTGAAACCGAAGACACCACCATCGCCGACCTGGTCGTAGCCACCAACGCCGGTCAGATCAAAACCGGTTCGGCTTGCCGTACCGACCGCGTCTGCAAGTACAATCAATTGCTGCGCATCGAAGATGAACTGGCGGAAAGCGCCCGCTTCAGCGGCCGCCAGGTGTTCTACAACCTGCGCCAGAAGTAGATCCTGCCGAAACGCACAACAGGTCAAGGGACCGCAGCATGCTGCGGTCCCTTGACCTGCCTTCAGAACTACCCCCTGCCCAATCACTTTTCCAAAAACAATATTGAATCCAGACGTTTCAGAGAAGGTGCGGTGTGACATCGACCTTGGCTCATAATCGACTGGCCACCAACCATAATGAAAGAGGACCAGACAAAAAGCCTGGCCCTCTCAAAGATGCAAGTAAACTCACAAAAACATTCAATCAGTGAAGCCTGATTGAGCTACAGATCAATTCAGGGCTTTCGGCAGTCCGGCCGCAGGTCGTGCAGGTAAATTCGGCCTTTTCTCTAATGCTGTCGCACATCGAGGACGCATCGCCCGATGCACCGCAGTAAGAGTGCATGTTTTCAAC
Protein-coding sequences here:
- a CDS encoding PhoH family protein produces the protein MSNGIIRGSFSADDQQLANLLFGQANKHLKQIEKTLDVSINSKGFDLSIQGDPAQVELTQRLLGELYGLLRQGYPLYPTDIDYAVRILSADSRARLGDIFLDTIGVSARKKRIAPKSLAQKSYIDAIRGNDIVFGIGPAGTGKTYLAMAMAVSFLLKKEVARIVLVRPAVEAGERLGFLPGDIAEKVNPYLRPLYDALFDMMDYDKGQELIDKGVIEVAPLAFMRGRTLNDAFVILDEAQNTTVEQMKMFLTRLGFGSRAVITGDITQIDLPVARNSGLIDATRVLRGTEGICFTQFTDRDVVRHPIVQAIVKAYQRSSSAAEQRQSGVSDSRKTNDQ
- the eno gene encoding phosphopyruvate hydratase → MSEIVDIYAREILDSRGNPTIEVEVILESGVMGRAAVPSGASTGEREALELRDGDPSRYLGKGVEKAVANVNEIISEALIGWEVTDQVGIDQKLLNLDGTETKCNLGANALLGVSLACARAAAEEVGLSLYQYIGGTNARELPLPMLNILNGGAHADNNVDIQEFMIMPTGADSFREALRMSTEIFHALKNVLKNRGYNTAVGDEGGFAPDLKSNEEALEVIMEAIKSAGYKPGDEVVLALDVAASELFQDGHYLLENEAQPKKSPAELVDFYADLVDRYPIISIEDGMAENDWDGWKLLTDKLGERIQIVGDDLFVTNTKILQEGIDKNIANSILIKLNQIGTLSETLDAIEMAKRAGYTAVVSHRSGETEDTTIADLVVATNAGQIKTGSACRTDRVCKYNQLLRIEDELAESARFSGRQVFYNLRQK
- a CDS encoding HD family phosphohydrolase, producing the protein MTNNDRKQEGISRKGKRSFVLHPSIKEIFSEHQQRYLLMVVLALLLTVIIIPKGGFVPGYYSPGDVASRDIKAPRDLLVPDVPLTEEKREAAAQAILPLYDFDPRTAVELTERLMALLAQAGSVQEKSPDEAGTTKDNDLAPLAGLSADQLVLMASLTARPGIEVQLQRLVAPIMARLTVGNKQVFESGWGGAIVVRDLVSQTDKTLQDATQVIGIGDAHNLLAARLQQNNDWTGAERDLLFDLMKGLMRPNLTFNQSETEERRSRARELVKPVLFQVKKGEMVVREGERVTEDQIRKLKALRGISGGHHGLLNGTGLLIGILLLLFAGHRYAKRNISKYRPNTRDLLFLVMVFIGLFILIKLAIFICAAMETAFPYIGSTSYYYAFPFAVGAMLVRIVLNSEVALIFSLIFAALLGIMFGNNLFITIYALIGSLTAAHFVRHCLVRSTLYQAGLQLSLVNVLLVLSIHLMAGHGLNSQLLYKAGFGLAGGFFCAVLVTGLVPLAETLFKYTTDIKLLELANMNTPALRELMIQAPGTYHHSIIVGNLAEAAAETINANPLMARVAAYYHDIGKIRKPLYFVENIGAQENRHDKLSPSMSALILMSHVKDGVDTARASKLGETLVDIIHQHHGTALIKFFYDKAKNQSGPGTQQVDECDYRYPGPKPQTREAALIMLADAVEAASRTLTDPTPARIQGMVQKIINNIFIDGQLDECELTLKDLHNIAKSFNRILSGIFHHRIDYPEPVHKERDKEPAKKETVKKEQGKRKSSDDSTGEPAKESKDRGSEPKKGSTEDLKRLGMS